The Salvia hispanica cultivar TCC Black 2014 unplaced genomic scaffold, UniMelb_Shisp_WGS_1.0 HiC_scaffold_234, whole genome shotgun sequence DNA segment aggagaAATGATCTTCTTTTATATGACCTTTGACCCATTAGCATAGACAAGTAGTACTACAAGAAACTTCTTCTCTTTGTgaagagaaaacaaaaacaagaaattgcGAAGAAGTTGCCaattattttaagaataaGGGTGACGCTAAACAACCAACCGGCCATAAAACtacaaaagtaataaaatattatacaattaatGCTAATCACAATGGAGATAGTGTATCTAAATTATCAATGTTTTAAAGACTAATATACccttaaatataaaatgctCCATACTAGTATTGTTTCTgtaatttcaaagaaaaatgcATCTGTATCTAACCAACAATTTTGTAATTCGGACTTCAACTCAATTCTCCATTTTTGACTTAGAACAGAAAATCAATAGATCGCTTGAGGGGAAAAGatagttttttctttattatatttatttcccaaTGCATACATTTAAAAAACTTGAACTTTACAATTTAGTTACGTTACgtaatttaactattttgtTCAGTTTTAACAATACTAATTGTAGTCGAACATATGACTATGtcttattaattcaaaatgagGTACTGAAAATTATTTAGGTTATTAATATgtataatcaattttgaagtcATAATATAAACCTGCTCctgatatttaaattgtatattaTTAACGATTTTTTATGTTTAGCTTCATTTAGtgaaactaataaaattttaaataactatccctggtatttaaataacttGCCAATAAAATACatgtaaaaatataacaatatattgatataaaatgattcaattttaattatactactcccttcgtccactAATAATCTTTCCATTTTGTCATTGTTATCCTACACcgataaatgtctcattttttaactatttttttgtattaaacctcacattccactaattttagcattttattataatactaatatgaaTTTACtttccactattttttcattacatttctttaaaCTCGTAGACATCAAACACATTGGCGAGGGAGTagcattttactattttgttataatactaatatgaaTTTACTTTCcactatttattattcattggtggagggagtactattagtTATCTATTCTaatgtaataatttaattttaactaaaacacataaaaacgaagtagtaataattaataatttgtcaaaataattcagttttaatatatactccatttaacCTTGGTATTGTTCTTCACAACATGCTTAATGTAATGctacaaattaaaagatgaatttcttttattactttttcttttaaaatgatagagaattatattttgatttttaagtaACTTGTAAAATTAATGAGTTAATGACAattataaagaattaaaatgaaagaataatTTTAAGTTGGACTAAATGAAAATGGTGTCTACAGATGATGCCCACACCCACCCACGTAAGTATACTACTAGCATAGAATGTTATCTCTCCttcaaacaacaaatatttgcactctaattatttttttcgattGATCTTTCATTGAATAAATTtggaattataaattttaattaatgttttgaaaaattgaatgttTCAACCAATCTtgttttgaattaataaattcatttagaTCATTTACACAACTAAACTAAATATTACAGTAAAACATTAAAAGTATTATCACGAAACAATGTACTCCCTAACACTATATCATAATCCATatacatattatttaaaaacatcTGAAGTGGATAGATAAAAACTTAATGttaaacttaaaaataaattttttaaataaggtGGCGAATTCACCGAAATAGcatcaaatatataaagtacATCTAATATTTTGACATATATTTTTGCTTAAAACAAAACTACTTATGCCAAGAGAGATTAATAAAAGGAAAGTGTAGTTCTCTTGaagtttatttattgtattttttaattaatatggagAGAGATTGGAAAAATgcgtttatatttttttaatttttagtaatttgttttgtattgtgttaattaaaaattgtactatCTCCTCACTAAAAATAGACATTGTTGTGTATaatgacatgaattttaatgtgtaattgataaaataagagagatagcTAGGAAAAAGtactaagaaaaaaatgtttgtgttaatagtattaaaaattttaatatttttcaaatttagaaattggtagtataattttagtgGACGACTCAAAATGGTAAActgatctattttttatggacggatattaaatagaaaatggaattgtataaccaaggcttactaacacatccctataatcttatgagtttagttacacataattgaataagctaaaacatagattgtagtgaaaacaaaatgaacataagtgctaaagcaaataaaactcaaatGTTGAATCCTTGTAGCTCTTTAATGATCTCTTGCTTCCTtcttcaacctcttgcactatgaagaactctcaaatttatgctatggaATTAATTGGCAAAAAGAGGATCTAGATGAAGGATTAGTGTTGGAGGAGGAGCCATGAAAGCTCCCCTTTGGGGCTATGAATCggtgaatattatgaattaggcTATGAGGTATCTATAGACTTGAAAGGAATTAAACTTTGTAAAATTTTCCTCCAAGTAATAGTAATTAAGGAATTTCATGCCCCATAGGTTAAtaaaaagatttggcttcacaagtTAAtgtcttctttccttctttcaATTCCGATTTTGGTAGAGCGCCTATAACTTTTTCCAgagaactccgattgagataATCAACGTACCAAAGTGAAGCTCTTTCAAatacgaagagaatggtatgtaGCACGCCCTTAACGGACTACAGAATCGCCGgcaaattgagtttgaacaGAGGTTGTCGTGCGCGAACATGCCCAGCGGGCATCGGAGAGAGTCAGAATGTTCGCCAGCGGTCCGCTGGGTTGCCTTCGCTCCAGCTTCCGAACTTTGGTATTTCTATGCCCTTTTTAGttctattttgcacatttcttacaaaacacgtcaaaatatcaaaatagataaaatattaaaataatgaacatataatgcaactttgacatttACAACGGACCAAAAATgaccttaaaatagtgcaaaatcagAGCGTATCAGTTGTATagttttttctaatattataatacaacgaagatttGCGTATtaatccctccgtctcaaAGAAGATGGTACACACTTGGTAgatggcacgagattttaggagatgttgttttggtGTTAAGTGgtggagaaaatataattttatcattgaTGTGAGAGGAACTtttcccaaaaaggaaatgtgacatattttgtggacaaactaaaaaaaaggtGACATatactatgggacggagggaataatattttgcatataaatttatttaatttgatagcatattaaatataaaagtttaaaaaaattaaaataaaatagtgatgatGTGGAATGAAATGGAATGGGAACAATGACGAACACATGAATTGAAACTCGTGGAtcgaataaaatagaaaataatataaataataaatagtataatatttaaataattattttttataaaacacttactttaaatagtttattttctaacttaaacttttttatgttatctttaaatattttaacacTAATCTTATTGATGTTTATcaatacttttaaaaaaagttaaataaaaatataatgaaattatcattaatgaaatgaacagtataattataattactcTTAATTAATCTATAACTATTTTAACTTTCATCGCTTTTAGAGTAGGCCCAATTATTCAGCCCATTTTATACAAAAGTAAGAATTAGAATATCGAACACGTCTTCTTCTCCATCGGTTCTTTCCACAGCGCGAGCCTCGCCTCTtcctctccatctctctcatcTATTCTTTCAATTGTTATACCCTATCTCTTTTATTTGCAGCACGAGAATGAAGAATTGCGGTGGAGATCTGTCTCTTGGTGTCAAGGCGGAGCTCCGTGGAGTCGAAGGTGGAGTTGCGCCGAATCTCGGAGATCCTTTAATAGAGTTTCCGCATCTAGAGACGGACGACGGTGGGGTCGATCGACCCCACTTGACGCCACTGGGTCCGTCATTGAATGGAAAGGCTCTTGCGAGGGCCCTTCCTATAGGGAAGGACCCTTCCATTGTGAGTGGTCTAAATTTGCTAACGATTATAAGAAACTTCTTCTCtttgaagaaaaatcaaaaaacaaaatagaaaaataagaaattgcGAAGAAATCGCCAATTATTTTAAGCATTTGAATTCGGATTATAAAAAacttattaaatcaaatattcactaacagaaaaaataaattaaaaatttatttaatcgtCTTTTAATAAACATTATACTACCAAGAAAATAATGCCGCCTATTGCGACTAGCACTGCCTCCACATGGCGTAATATATTGGATTGTACATTAGGTAAATTGGATTTTGTCGCATTGACTGACCAGTAATACATggtccaattaaataaatttcaattctaGTAAATTATTGTTAGGTCACactttcttaatattttaatgcacaaacaaaaaatataattaaccCTATGAATGGTAATaaacacttttatttatactagaattttaataaaagtctTTTGATAAAAGATTCCctgatgataaaaaaaatgacactaATTATACCATTAATCTCATTActttatatagtaatataactGGAGACATAGGGGCTCGTcactaattttcatctttaAAAGGAATAAgacttttttcttctctaaGGGTAACCACAATAGACGTGCCGCCGTATGGCGCGCGCAGCCACGACGGTCACCGTGGTTACTGGTTGCGCCAAAGCGTTCTATTGCATGCCGTGGGTATTTTCcgactttttttatttgcttaatttatttctataaatacaccTCTTCCTCATTTTTTACTTCACGCATCTACACTACAAATCCACTGCCATATTTTCATCTGTCTACGAGTTTTTACACAATGCAAGGCGGAGACAGTGATTCTCCCGCACAGGAGAATCGTACTACCACAGCAGCGTCGGGAGTCAGTATCCCTGCAGCGGGACTCAAGTCCCGAGTACCGGCACCAACACTGCCGTCGACGCCCCCGGCTACACCGAATATGGGGGTTCGGGGTGGCAGGGTGCTCCTCAACCCCAGATGTGGGTCCCTCCACCCCATCGTGGAGGTGGCAGGGTGCCCTTCCATCCTATATGTGGGGTCCCTCCACCCCATCGTGGGGGTGGCAGGGTGCCCTTCCACCCCAGATGTGGGGCCTCCCGCCAACCAGAGGCCTTTGGATCGATCCCAATCGGCATTTGGGGACTATCGACCTAACATGGACGCAGTGAACAATCTAGTGATTGATACTCCTACTCTCTCTGCCCCACCCCCCAAAACCATCGTTGATTTTGATTCGTTGACGTTCGAGCAGATGGGGATCAGTCCAGCACGGTAGGAGAATCCTATATCGCCCACGTCATCGGCATCGGTACTGGGCTGCGTGGAGACGCCAACGCCGAGCCAGAAAGCGGGTGGGAGAGGGAGGTGACCCGCGCGATGGTGGGAGGGGCGGGAGTGGCGGCCAGAGCCGTTTTGGCGGTTTGTACTACTCGCAGGAGAAGTCCATTGTTGTGACAAAGGCGTGGTATTCAATCTCGGAGGATCCAGCTGTTGGAGCGGATCAGACGGGAAGCGGTTTCTGGGCCCGCGTCGTCATTGCCTACGACGAGTTCAAGCCGTGTGGGGATATGTGAGGAGtgttggagagagaaaattaagtAGGCTACCAAACATCTGTTAAGCCATAATAACTCTACTATCTTGGCCTATATCTTACCTACCAAATAAGCACTTGCTAAAGAATAAACTCAAAAAAACAAGTGCAACCAGAATATCATAAATCTGCAGCTTATATCTTTCACAATCAAACAAGGAGAATAAtttagactgcaatatctacaCACATGCTCTCTATCATAATCTTCATAATCTTTCACAGACGATTTTCATAACCATAACGACAAGTAAAGAGAAGCAGTTGAGAGTTACAGAGGTTTAGACTTTAGAGAGAAGCTACTCGAGCAAATACTTCAGAGGGAGTCATTAACAGAAGGTAAGCTCCTAATTCTTTTGTTGATTTCTCCCACCCTACTTATCCCATCCCATGTCTTTGAATAGGGATACGATACTTGGCCAGTAACTgcatgaaatgaaataataaaaatattgagaaaACATATAAGCTAAAAGAGTAATTAAAACTGACCAAACTTAtattggaattaaaattaataaacttaatttttgtaatagaATTCTCTAGAATGTAGTAGgagaatatatagatatttgTTCTAGAATGTGAGATGTATGCCTATAAATATGTGAGTTATACCATTTTGCACAAGTTGAAGAAGTTGAAAACTTAAGAAAGTTTGAGAAATAGAGAGTTACATCACAACCCCTCctaaaacatttttcatatattctaCCCATTCTCCTCTCAAATATATCTCCAAACTAAATTACTCCTCCAACATATATCTTATATATTCCAACAACTTACTCGTTCAAATGGAGTGTATGATGGAAGACTTCGACAACCTCAAACAACAATTCTGGGAAGATCTTCATAAGCTCACGATGGTTTTCAATATTGCTACCATCTTTTAATTCCATCtgtaattaaatacaaaattaaatattaaaatcaaaaaaatataataattatatatatagtacatcTTACATGTTCAATACAACATCTCCAAAATCGAAGTTTATCCATCCCATGCTTGGCGCTGCGTTTGTCGAAAGACGTGTGAccattgaaattgaaattcaagaCAGTTTTCAACTTATGAGATCCATAACTCTTAACTTTTTTAGTCCAATCATACATCTTAAAATAGTCTATAGGGAAATGATCATAAAAAGAATACAATGGCAATGCATCAAATATGAGACGATACACCCTCTTCATAAAAGCTATTTGTTCTATCTCATCCCAAAAGATTGCCAAATTTAAACCCCAAGTTCCCTTCAAAGACTGAGCCTCCGTATCCGCAATTGACACCCTacataagaattttttttttaagtatgcAAATGTTTAATTCgcaatattataataaatgggTAACAAATATTAGTACCTTTTATTCAATTGCATTAAGCATAAGTAATTACACTCATCACTCGTAATACCCTCCGAGAGAGGAACCTTAGATACGTCAAATGGATACATAAAAGCCCTTTCCATTAGGATCTTCATATCGTTTATGTCATCACAATGTAGttgtttgatattttctgcCGTCTCTTGTTTTGGATCATTGGTCATGTTGAAAAGTATGCCAATTGGAGTACCGtcttgtttgatttttatcGCAACACCATTTAGAATATTTCCATGAAACGCTTTGGCTCGATGAATTGCCGCAAGGCCATAAGTGACGGGGCCAAAGACATCTTTAAACTCTTTCATGATTTTCCTCCACCAAAGCATATGAGTACCATCTTTACAGTAGTACTCACACGCTTCCCTCCTACCCATATTTTCTACAAGTTTCTTTTCTAACCACTCATCTAGAGTGCAGTGTAGATCCTCAGCTAGGAAACACTTGTttccctcatcaaataatatcatatggAGGGTGTTGGAATTTTCGATTTCATTAAAATGAGATTGAGTGGTATAGCAATCAAAGTCATTTGTGAAGACTGTGCACAGATTGTTATATTCAACGCATTGTCTGGCATGGATAGAGAGGCTTTCTTCAAAGATGTATTAGGATCACGCATTACTTTGTAACTAAACTTCCCATTGACTAATCCTATCTCTATATCACGTTGTTCTGCTGGCTCcattctatattaaaaaatcacatacaatacaaattaattatggGAATTGTATACTTGATTATGAATGTTGATATCATCTGATCTAAAGCGgtacataaaaatttaaataatcatactgactaataaaaatatggattttGGGATCTTTACATCTTGATATTAGTGTAATAAGTATAGCcgatttacaaaataaaatattgttgatcaaatacatgaaaatttaaataaaaaagaaaggaggTTTCTTAGAagtaattaaacataaatgtCATTAATAAGCTGGATGgaataaatttcttaaaacaggCTGGCTAGCTATGAAATCTGTCATCAAGATTTGATAAAGCTTAAACGTCACTAAAAAATCAGATCGAAACAACAGTGGTGCGAATAGTAGATAAGAATCGGTGAACAGAGATCAAACCTTGCACGAAATCAACGCCGGCTCCTTTCACAGTCTACGGTCTCCGAATCGTCACTGTTGTTGCATAGAAAGCGAATGGAACCCAAAATCCAGCGTCTATAAGGTCAACGAATGATCACCTACtccatatttgaaaatatttcttGCTACACCAGTTATAATTTGACGTGGACTGaaacactattttttttattactacagCTGTACCCCAAATAACACACTTCCCATAGgaactaattaattactaaaattttcaaaatactGACCATACCACCAAAGTACCTAAGATTGTCCACAATATTGGACGCTTTGGTGGacaatccaatttttttttttcacaaccACATGCATCCACAGCAATAATGGACACGCACAAGCTACAAATGACATTGTTTTATcaattgattatatattttaattcaattagaattaaaattattggactaaaaataattagaaaaaaactgttgatttaataaataaaagttgaaaactaaatcttcgttgtattaCATGAAAGGAAAGttatacaacaaaaattatcTATATTACACAATTTCTTCGGACTACGCCCCCTCCCCTATGTGCCCAAAGCTCTTCAACCAAATCGGCCTTAATTAAGAAGATGATAAACACTCTCTGCAATTCAGAATCGAAATTGAAAACCAATTAAACAAACATACTAGCATACAAACGAAAACACGATGCTATGACGAAGGTTGTGACGCCAATTTTTCTcacatttaaatataaactttattaattaaaattttgataacaCGAAATCTAATTTTGGATATACTACATTCTATTATCCTTATTTTCCATACTTCAATTAATGATTGAATAAATCTAATTCAATCATATATTCTGCAAATCTcgtaaaataaatgaaaagcaacatataaacaaataagGCCAGTTAATGTGGTAAAAATCTATTTTAGAAAGAAGGTTCCTGatacaagttttaattaataataataattattattattattattataattttaagacATATTTGTACCGACCCACATCTTATATGCCAATTGCCAAATGGTAAACATTAAAACCAACTAAAGGTGATAGGGACTCGAACCCAACCGGGAACCAGGCGACGATGAGCAGCCCATTCACGCCCGAAGAAGTGAAGATCCTTGAAtatctttactttattatatttccatTGCTAGACTTATTtcttgttatttaattatgttatattttgtattcttTTGATATCTTGCAAGGCAAGATATCGTTTGGGTCTAGTTTATAATATCCTTGTGTTTTCTTGTCGGTTCTTTCCCGAGACGAACTAGGAACGTCGAACCGTCTAGGGTTGCggattctataaatactagaatctcatagataattaaatcattgagaaatatgaattaaCTTCTATTCTCATTCTTGGTTCCGAAACCTAGCACTCCAACTAGGTTTATCTTCCTTTTGTTCTTGTTACAAACGGTGTGCCGAATCCCGATAGAACGAGGTTCTATCAATTGGGTGATGAGGATCCTTCACCGAGTGTTGTCGATCCTTATGCACCATATAATGATTGTGGTCATTTACATGTAGGTGAACAGGTGTTGGAGCTAGAATCATTTTGGTTTAAGGATAAAATGTATGTGCAACCTTCATCTCAGTAGATACGAAGGAGAATGAGGAGGATGATATGTATACTGAAATTTATAAGATTCTTCATAGCTATTTTGACTCCCACCTTGAGGGCAAGGTGGATTTCAACCGTGAGGGAGTTGATAGGGACTCGAACCCAACCGGGAACCAGGCGACGATGAGCAGCCCATTCACGCCCGAAGAAGTGAAGATCCTTGAATATCtttagtttattatatttccatAGCTAGACTTATTtcttgttatttaattatgttatattttgtattcttTTGATATCTTGCAAGGCAAGATATCGTTTGGATCTAGTTTATAATATCCTCGGGTTTTCTTGTCGGTTCTTTCCCGAGACGAACTAGGAAGGTCGAACCGTCTAGGGTTGCggattctataaatactagaatttcatagataattaaatcattgagaaatatgaattaaCTTCTATTCTCATTCTTGGTTCCGAAACCTAGCACTCCAACTAGGTTTATCTTCCTTTTGTTCTTGTTACAAACGGTGTGCCGAATCCCGATAGAACGAGGTTCTATCAGGGCGGTTTGCCGGTACGTTCTTCCCACCACTCTGGGGAGCCCACCAGATCGAAACACGTTtcttttgtgtgttttttccGGCCACAGTGGGTGCACAGACCAACTTGAGCTTGTCTTCCTCAGTTCACCTACTCCAGTTTCTGCCACCTTTGTCTCCTCTGCCTCTGCCTCTCCGCCGCCCTGGTTTCCGGTGGGCATCGGGCAGCCAATCCGGCACCTATTCCGTGCAAGGCCTCCTTCTCGTTGGTATTTCCCTGTCGAAGGACGAACAATCGGGCCTCTTCTTGTCGGAGTGAGGCATACACCGATTCTACTGAGGGAAGTGGTTCATTCCTAAGTATTTCCCTCTTTACAGTTTCATATTGGTCATTCAACGCACATGAATTGATATAATCTCTGTTCTTGTACATCTTGATCGTGCATTTTGATATCTCTCGGATCGATCATCCGTTTTGGTTTCTTCTGATCTATGGACACCCATAGGTCTTTGAGAGTAGCCCATACTTGCTCCAGTGATTCTTCCTTTTGTTTCATCGTAATTGCTCTCCTATAAAGATTGTATACGTGTATGGTATCACCGCCGCTAGCATATGTGATTGCTAGAATATCCCAAACCTCCTTTGCTGTTGGATATTGTGATACTCGATTGACAATTTTTTGTTCCAGATTTTGGACCAACCATGTGAACACCAGGTTGTCTGCTCGCTGCCATCGGAGGAAGTCTGAATCGGTTTCTGGTGGTGGGGGTGGTACTCCAGTGATGTGAGAAACCATCCCCCTGCTATTAATCGATTTCTTTATGAGCCCTGCCCATAAATGATAGTTATCGTCGTTCATCTTGAATCCGACAACTAGTGGTGTAGGGTCGATTCTATATTCTTCATGTTTGGGAGTCGGTGGGGTTGCCGGTACCATCTGCTGAGTGTGTGCCAAACTATGGTGCATAAACTCTGCGAACATTCGAGCAAACTGCTAAAGTATAAACCGCCTTTCTAAAATTAAGAATAGAAACCAAAGGGTAAATGCCCGATATGTAACCCGCCAGAGGCAAGATCTTATTATTGCCCAGTCTCTCCTTAAACAACCACTATCTCTATATCATTTCTTATAGAAGTGCGGATACGCTTAACAAACCGACTTCTTTTTTGAAGAGTCAAGagggaaataaaaaaaaagaaaaaggtacGGTCTTCCTTAGTATCCACCTATAAAGATAGTAAGAGCCCATGCCCGttgattgaaatataaaattttctgTTGGTTTGGGTTCTTCGTTATTTTCTGACATTTTTGGTGTTTGTGAACATGAAAGGGCTACGGATCTTGGTTAATTGGTCGAGATTTGTCGAGACAGTGA contains these protein-coding regions:
- the LOC125198750 gene encoding uncharacterized protein LOC125198750, encoding MILFDEGNKCFLAEDLHCTLDEWLEKKLVENMGRREACEYYCKDGTHMLWWRKIMKEFKDVFGPVTYGLAAIHRAKAFHGNILNGVAIKIKQDGTPIGILFNMTNDPKQETAENIKQLHCDDINDMKILMERAFMYPFDVSKVPLSEGITSDECNYLCLMQLNKRVSIADTEAQSLKGTWGLNLAIFWDEIEQIAFMKRVYRLIFDALPLYSFYDHFPIDYFKMYDWTKKVKSYGSHKLKTVLNFNFNGHTSFDKRSAKHGMDKLRFWRCCIEHMELKDGSNIENHRELMKIFPELLFEVVEVFHHTLHLNDYWPSIVSLFKDMGWDK